The DNA window TGGTACTTCACGTCAGCATTCTATACCCCGGCCCGCGATGCGGTTGGCTCAGTTTCCCAATCTGACTTCAAACTCAAAATAGCCTTCGTTCTTCGCTCGGTCAGGATTCACATCCAGCGAGATGCGAATGTTGCCCTCGACCTGAGTGAGGACCAGTTTGCCCCGTCCGGTGGAGTTCCCTTCCGGGCCATTGCAGATCGAGCCCGGTGCCGCATCGACACTCCAGCAGATGCTTCCCCGCTCCTGATCGATCACTACCGCTTTCTTTTCAGGGTTGGGAATGCTGAGCGCTGCGGTCCAGTGAGCAGGCAGAATGAGATGCCAACGGCCGGCACCCCTCGACTCGATCCAGGCTTCAGACGGTGTACAGAGTGTCCGGCCAGGGAGACATTCCACATCAGCGAGGAGCGTGGAAGTTACCTCCTCAACGAACAGCTGCGAAGTCACCGTACTGGGCGCAGTCCAACTCAGGATGTCGTGGTACTGAAAGCCATTGCCCGCCGAGGCGGTAAACCCGACATATCCGGTGCCCACACTCCCCACAATACTCTCCACTTCGACCTCGGCTCTGAGCGCCTGCATTCCATCGACGAAGACCTCCAGACTCGGAGGCGGTAAACAATGCGCGCGACATGAGGCTGGCCATCATTCAGTAGCACTGGAGCTTCCTTGGTGACCGCAAGACGGCGCGGTGGGACATGACCATCACCATTGGTATAGAGACCGATGGGTATCGAAGAAGACAGCGAGGCTTCGTGGAATTCCCTGCTGCCGGGAGGACGGAACGCCTCTCCAGGCGAAGCCTCCCGAAGCACCGCCAGCCCACACGGCGCCCCGGCGATCTGTTTGGAGAGGCGCCAAACGCATCACGGAGCCAGTCAGATTCGCGTCGCCCACCAAATGCACCTGGATCCCGGAGAATTCTTGCACGTAGATCGGGACAGCAAGCACAGCAACCAGAACAGTGCATCGCCAAAGAAAGGCCGAAGTTGCAGCGATCTGTCTCATGAGCCGTAGCTCACTGGACACACGCTCATCCCTTGCATTACGTCAGAAAACGGAAAGAGGAGCGCTGGAATCACGCTCCTCTTTCTAGAAACAACTGGCAAGACCTCTCCCGTTAGTGGTCCATCACCCCGACCATCATCTCCCACAGGGGACGGCCGACCGAGCCGCTAGGGATCTCGACATCTAAGATCGTCGCGAGAGAAGGAGCCAGATCGTTGAGTGCAGCGGGCCGCACATAACGTCCGGGCTTGATCCCAGGCCCCATGAAGATCAGCGGAATGTGCGTGTCATAGCCATAGGGCGTGCCATGCGTCGTGCCGGACTTGCTGTGGATCCAGTAAGGATCGAGCAGGAGTTCCAGATCGCCAGAGCGGCGCTGGTTGAAGCTGCGCACCACCCGTTCACTGAACTTATCGAAGGAAACTTCCCCCTTGAGCAATTGGTCACGGGTAAAGACGCGCGAAACGTGCGGCGCCCTTTCGACAATGCTCGCAGCGAATCGCTGGAACTCCGCGCGATCGATCTTCTTCTCATCCACCAGCTTCCAGTTGAAATAGGGAGTGGCGTAGGAGACATGCTCAATGAATTCCCCTGCGCCAAAACGTTCCTTCAGTGCCTGGCGGAGCGGAGTGAGAATAGCATCCGTCGGGATGCGGCCACCGGGCATGTGGTCTTGTTGCAATTGCTCGGGAAGCGGATCCACTCCATGATCGGCGGTGAGAGCAACAATGACGTTCTGCATCCCTACCGTGCGATCCAGGTAGGCGAAGAGTTTGCCAAGATCCCGATCGGTTCGCAGGCACATGTCGTGTGCGCGGGGCGAATCCGGACCATAGCTATGGCCCACCGCATCGTTGGAAGAGAAGCTCACCGTCAGCAGATCTGTTGCGTCACGCTGGCCCAACTTTTCTTTTTGGATTGCTTCTTCCGCAAATTGTTCCACCATCTCGTTGCCAAAGGGGCTGGAGTAAATGGCGGCGGAGAGTTTGGGACCGATATCTGGCATTTTGACGGCGCCATCGGGAGACTTCTGATCGAAGCGCCATTCCACTCCGGCATATTTGTCGGCCAGACGGCGCTGATTGAAGGCCTGCACCCATTCCGGCAACTGCTGGAAGTAATAAGTACTGCTAATGAAGTCGCCAGTCTTGCTGTCGTACCAATATGCGGCGTCGGCCATATGCCCTGAGGGGAGAATCGCGGAGCGGTCCTTCATCGAAATGCCAACGACCTTGGGCTTGTCGCGGCCAGAACGCTTCATCTCATCGCCAACAGTGCTCACCATCAGGCGGCGCGGCGAGGAACCGGCTCCCGGCGTGCCTCCGAGGAGCTGGGTCGTTTCATCGGAGACGCTCGTCACTTCTTTGCGCGCGTCGCGATCCCACCATTCGTTGCCTACAATCCCGCTTGTCTGTGGGGTAGCCCCGCTCATCATCGTCGAGTGGCCGATGGCAGTGACGGTGGGGTAATGCTCCAGATTTGCGTTGACGTGATTCGCACCGTTCCGCAACAGACGATCGAGACCGCCCTTATATTCACTGCGAAAACGGGTGAGGTAGTCATAGCGGAATTGATCGACGGCGATCATCAGCACCAGACGCGGTTTCTTCTGTTGTGTTTTGGGTGAGGGGGTTTGGGACTGCAGCGGCGGAATCGCGGTGAAGAGCGCAAACGCTACAGCGGTCATCAGAATCGCTTTTGTTTTCAGTTGAGGGATCACTTTTGATTGCTCCGAAAGCCGGCGGACAGGACAGCCCCGCCAAGCATGGTTATTGGCAGATCGATGAAGAGGCCAAATGCCATCGTACATTCCTGGAGTGAAGAATTTATGTCAACCCACAAGAATGCGGCCAATTGAGATCAAGCTCAAAAATATGAATCACAACTTTTCCTATTTGTCTATCCCATATGCAGGCTATTTATCTGCCCCTTGATAGGCTACAGGCCTGGAATTTCAGCGCTAGTTAAGTTAGATTAATACTTGCGTCTCATTTTTGGACACGTTGCACTTGTCGCAGTCGTTTTTGCTGGGCAGTCGGAACCGAATGGCAGAGTCATTACCTTTGGGGAAGCCATCCAGCTCGCAGATCAACACAACCCTCAACTCCAGGCAGGCTCCGCACAGGTTGCGGCAGCACGGTCTGGAATTGTTACCGCCAATGCCTATCCCAACCCCGAAGCCGGAATGATTGCAGGACGGCAAACCTACCGAGTGCCGGGGAACGTCTCGGGCCTGATCTATTCGTTTGGGGTAAGCCAGCCGCTGGAATTGGGCGGGCTCCGGCCCGCCAGACGGCAACTCGCCGAGCGTGGCATCGAAAGCAGCCGGCAGGCCCTCGAAGAAACTCGTCTTGCGGTGCTCAGCACGGTACGGCGTGCGTTCTACCAGGTGCTGCGCCGGCAAGGGGAAATCGCGATTCATGTCGAGAATTTGCGGCTGGTCGAAGATCTCCGCAACAGAATTCAGGTTCTGGTGGAGGTGGGGGAGGCGGGACGGCTAGAACTCGTCCGTGCCGATGCAGAAGTCACGACTGCCCGGTCCACCGCCAGCAGCGCGCGCATCCAGTATGTTGCGGCGCTATCGCAACTACGTGCGGCGATTGGCACTGAGCTCCCCACAGAACTCAGGCTGCAGGGCGAGTTGGACGCCCCCATTACGCTCCCACCAATCGAAGAATTCCGGAAGCTGACGCTCGAACGGAACCCGGCTTACGCCTTGGCACTGGCCGAAGTGAGACGAGCGGAGGCGCGGCTGGGCTATGAATCGGCACAGGTGCGCCCCCAACCCTCGTTGCGAGTGGAAGTGGATCGCCCCCCGGATTCGCCCACCTATCGCGCCGGAATCTCGATTCCCCTGCCGTTCTGGAATCGCCGGGAGGGGCCCATTCTCGAGGCACAGGCGCTGATCACACAGGCCCGCGCCATCGCGAATAGCCGCCAGTTGGAGTTGATTGCAGAAGTAGAAGGCGCCTATCGGCGATATGAGGTGGTGACGGAGCAGTTGGCCGCTTATCGCGAAGGCGTCCTTCGGGAAGCGGAAGAGGCGCTCCGTGGAGCACAAGCCGCCTATCAATTGGGGGAGCGCGGAATTCTGGAAGTGCTCGACGCACAGCGTGTCTTGCGCACCGTGCGGCTGGATCTGCTGCACGCGCAGTTCGACCGCCAGGCCGCCTTGATCGATCTCGATGAATTGAAAGCAGTGGATTTGCGGAGACAACAGCCATGATGCGGAGAATGGAATTCGGTTTGGTAATTGCCCTGGGAGCGGGTGCGGCCGGATGCGGAAAGGTCAGTTCCCCATCGCAACCCGTTGCAGCAGCAAGCACCCCAGTCAAACAGTCAAACGAGATGGAGGTGAAGGCCTCCCCGCTATTGCTCAAGCAATTGACCTTAGGCGAACCCACACTCGAGAGTGTCGGGGCCGCCATTACGGTAGCCGCGCAACTGGAGGCGGATGAGACGCGGACAACGCGCGTCAGTAGCCCAATGATGGGGCGCATCACCTCTCTGCTCGTCCACGAAGGACAAATGGTGAAGAAGGGGCAGTTGCTTGCACTGCTCAACAGCACCGGACTATCCGAAGCGCAATTGAGCTATCTGAAGGCGATTAGCCAGAAGCAATTGGCACAACGCGCCATGGATCGAGCCAAGCGGCTGATTGAAGCGGATGTGATCGGATCGGCGGAAGTGCATCGCCGCGAGGCAGAGCTTTCGCAGGCCAGCGCAGAAATGGATGCCGCAGCCGACCAGTTGAGTCTGCTGGGAATGCCCGCCGAAGAAATCGAGGAGCTCAGAAAATCCCGCACCCTCCATTCCGTGTCCCGGATTGTAGCCAGTATGGATGGCACGGTGCTGGACCGAAAGATCACCCTCGGTCAGGTCGTTCAGCCTGCGGATACGGTCTTCGATATCGCTGACCTTTCTTCGCTGTGGATGGTGGCGGATGTTCCGGAGCAGAATGCCGGCCGGTTGCGGGTGGGGCAAGCCGTAGAAGCGGAGATTCCCGCGCTCGGACGGACCCTGCGAGGACACTTGTCCTTTGTCAGCTCCACCGTGAATCCGCAGACGAGAACCGTACGCTGCAGGATGGATGTCCCCAATACCAACCAACAGCTCAAGCCGGCCATGTTGGCGACGGTCATCTTAAAGGAGCAGAGTGAACGGCAGCGGCTGGTTCCGATGAGTGCGCTGGTGCGCGAAGGGAACGAGGAGTACATCTTTGTGCAGGTGAAGCCCAACGTATTCCTGCTCCGTCCAGTGAAGGTGGGTGCCGAGTTTGGCGAGAAACGAGTGATCCTCGAAGGGGTGCAACCGGGAGAAAAGCTTGTGCTCGACGGCGCCTTCCATCTCAACAATGAACGGCGCAAGCAAGCCATCCAGGGTAGCGAGGGCGGGTAAGCAATGCTTGGAGCCTTCATTCGTACCGTTCTCCAGCAACGGTTGATTATCGTTGTGCTTGCCGTATTGGCGCTGGGCGCAGGAATCGATGCGACGCGCAAGTTGTCTGTCGATGCCTTCCCCGATGTCACCAACATCCAGGTGCAGGTGGCCACTGTTGTCGAAGGCCGATCGCCGGATGAGGTGGAGCGGCTGGTTACGGTTCCCGTCGAAATCACTATGACCGGCTTGCCCGGCTTGACCGAACTGCGCAGCCAGAATCAGCCCGGCCTGTCGATTGTGACCCTCGTGTTTAATGACGAAACGCCCTTGTACTTTGCGCGCCAGATCGTCATGGAACGCCTAGGCGACGTGAAGAGCCGGCTCCCCGAAGGGATCTATCCCGAACTGGGGCCAGTATCCACCGCCTTGAGCGAGGTCTACCAGTACACCATCGAAAGTCCAAAGGATGGCAAGCGTGCCCTCACCAAAGAGGAATTAGTCGAGCGGCGCATTGTCCAGGATTGGGTGGCGCGGCCGCTGCTCCGCAACATCCCCGGCGTCGCAGAAATTAACTCCACTGGCGGCTATGTCAAGCAGTATCAAGTGCTGGTGGATCCGATCAAGTTGCGCTACTACGGCGTGACGATCCATGACGTCCATCAGGCCCTGGCGCGGAACAATGCAAACTCGAGTGGCGGCATTCTGAGCAAGGGGCCAGAGGTATTTCTGGTCCGTGGCGTCGGCCTCATCCGGAGTGCGGAAGAGATTGGCACGATTGTCTTGAAAGAGGTGAAAGCCACTCCTGTGCTGATCCGGGACGTCGCAGAAGTGAAGATCGGCGAAGAAGTCCGTGTGGGCGCCGTGGTGAAGGGTGGCTACACCGAAAGTGTCGGTGGCATCGTCATGATGATCGCAAACGGCAACGCCAAACGAGTGGTGGAGTTGATCAAGGCGCGCGTTGCCGAGATCAATGCAAAGGGCATGCTGCCGAACGGCTTACAGATCGTGCCTTACTATGACCGCTCTCTGCTGGTGGACGCAGCGCTCAATACGGTCAGTAAAGTGTTGCTCGAAGGCATGTTGCTCGTTGTCGTCATTCTCTTTCTGTTTCTCGGCGACTTGCGCTCTTCAATCATCGTGATCGCGACGCTCGTCTTAACCCCCGCGCTGACTTTTTTGGTGATGAACCACTACGGCATCTCGGCAAACCTGATGTCGCTCGGCGGCATGGCGATCGCGATTGGTCTGATGATCGATGGCTCGGTGGTAGTAGTCGAAAACGTCTTCGACCGCCTCGGCAAACATCCGGAACAGAATCGCCTCCGGGTCGTCACCGACGCCGTGCTGGAAGTCGCCACACCGGTGATCTTCGGTATCTGCATCATCATCCTGGTCTTCCTGCCGCTGATGACCCTCGAGGGCATGGAAGGCAAGATGTTCGCGCCGCTCGCCTACACGATCGCCATCGCATTGGCCATCTCGCTGGTGCTCAGCATGACGATCTCACCGGTGCTTTCGGCCTATCTGCTGAAGGGGGGCGGCGAGCACGACACCTTCTTCCTCCGCATGCTGAAGCGTCCTTATCTCTGGTTGCTGGGCCTTGCCACCAGAAATGAATGGAAGACAATTTGCGTAGCCCTGCTCTTATTCGGCGGCACCATTGCCGTCTTCCCGTATCTGGGTACTTCGTTCATTCCTGAAATGAAGGAAGGCACCATCTCTCCCAATGCGGACCGCGCCCCCACAATCTCACTCGACGAATCGATCAAGATCGAGATGACCGTCCAGAACCTGATCAAGGACATCGCAGGCATTGACTACATCGTGTCCCGCCTGGGCCGTGGCGATTCTCCCGTCGATCCGGCTGGCTATTACGAGAGCGACCTCATGGCGCAGTTGAAGCCAGAAAAGCAAAGACAGGGCTTCACGCAAGATCAGATTGCCGAAGAGATCCGCAAGCGGATTGCGACTCTACCGGGCATCAACCCGGTCTTAGCGCAACCGATTTCCGATCGTGTCGATGAAATGGTGACCGGCGTCCGCGCGGATGTGGCCGTCAAGATCTTTGGAGATGATCTCGACACGCTTGTCGAGAAGGCCAATGAAGTGGCTCGTGTAGCGCGCAAGGTGCGGGGCACCGGCGACGTCAAGGTCGATCGCATGAAGGGGCAACAGAATCTCACGATTACGATTGACCGCCAGGCAATTGCCCGCTTTGGACTCAACGCCTCGGACGTACACGATGTCATCGAAGCGGCCGTAGGCGGTAAGCGCGCCACCCAGATCTTTGAAGGAGAACGGCGCTTTGATGCGGTCGTTCGTTTTCCGGAAGCGTTGCGCAACAGCATCCAGGACATCCAGGGCATTCTGCTCACAGCTCCCAACGGGGCACAGATTCCACTCGGCAGCCTCACCCAGATTGAATATAAGGAAGGCGCATCCCAGATCAAGCGGGAGATGGCAAAGCGAAGAATCGTCACCGGCGTCAATGTACGGGACCGCGATCTCGGCACCTACGTGCAAGAGCTCCAGGAACGGGTGAATGCTGAAGTGAAAATGCCGCCGGGCTACTACATTGAGTGGGGCGGGCAATTCGACAACATGCAACGGGCGAAGAAGCATCTCATGGTGATCGTGCCGATCACCATTGGCGCAATCTTCTTCCTGCTGTTCCTGTTGTTCCGCTCGGTGAAGCTGGCCTCGTTGATTATTCTGGTGCTGCCTTTTGCCTCGATTGGCGGGGTGGCGGCACTGTTTGCGACGGGCGAGTTTCTGTCGGTTCCGGCCTCAGTTGGCTTCATCGCGTTGTGGGGAATCGCGGTGCTCAACGGCGTGGTGCTGGTTTCGAACATTCATGGCTTGCGGGAAGCGGAGGTCGGGGTGCGAGAAGCAATTGTACAAGGCGCCACCTCCCGCTTCCGGCCGGTTATGATGACGGCCACCGTCGCGGCCTTAGGGCTTGTACCCTTCCTCTTCGCCACCGGCCCAGGCTCCGAGGTACAACGGCCACTAGCCATCGTTGTGATTGGTGGCTTGATCACCTCGACACTGCTAACGCTGTTGGTGGTGCCCGCGATGTACCGCTTCTTTGACGATGGTCCGAAGGAGAAAGTCGCCTCTGAGCTGAATGCCCAATGATGTTCGTGCGGAACCTTCGCACAACGGAGAGCCACGCCAACACTGCAGGGACCGGCGGCTTCCTATCGAATCTCCTATTACTTTGGTCCCACTCTTAAGTTTTTCGAGCGAGTGACCGATGTGTTGTTGGGAGCTCAGGTATCGGTATGGCACTGGTGTATGATCCGGCAAAGCATGATGTTGAAATCGTTCACGCACAATTCAATCGATTGATTGCGGAACTGATCAAGGGCGCCATCAATCGCAACACCTTCCAGCCCTGGGAAATCGAGGTGCTTCTCGACATCCAATCCTGCGATATCGGCGACCTTTCCCAGAAGGACCTGCTCAAGCGCTATCAGAGGGCCGTCCAGCGCTCCTACGAGAAGGGATGCAAGATGCCGCTCAAGCTTTCCGAGTACCTGAGCAGCCTCAAGGCCCGTCGCGATGCGCTCTCTGCTTCTTCGCCCAATGGGGCAGGCGTGGAGAATCAGATCGCTTCGTAATTCTCCCAAGCTCCACTGAACCCGTTAAACTGGAGCTATATGAGTGAAGCGACCGAACGTACGGTCTTCTGCGTCAAGCTGCAAAAAGAACTCCCCGGCCTGAAGGAAGTTCCCTTTGACGGACACCCTCTCGGGCAGCGGATTTTTGAGAATGTCTCGCAAGAAGCCTGGAAACAGTGGGTAGAGCATATGAAGATGCTCATGAACGAGTACCGTCTCAATCTCGGCACGGCGGAGGCACAGCAGTTTCTGCTCGATCAGATGGAAAAGTACTTCTTTGGCGAGGGCGCGGAGGCTCCTCCCGATTTCGTCGCGCCCAAGGCACACTAACCCTTCGCAAAATAGAGCTGGACGGCCCGTTCGAGGTCGTCCTTATTCGCCTCAGCCGTCCGATGTTCGTAGCGGCTGATGGACTGCAGCAGATTGCAGATATCCAGGGGGTAGCAGGCACGAAGGTATTCGCGTCCATCCTGGAGACAGAGCGTCCGCAGAAACTCCGACGATTCCTCAAAGTAAGGCACTTCCCGAGCCCGGAACACCCGCTGGAAGATTTGATCAAAGACATGGGGCTCCACCGGCTCGATCAGGATCTTATTCTGGATGCGGCGGAGAAAGGCTTCGTCCGCAAGATCAGAGGGATCAAGGTTGGTGGAAAAGACCACCATCATCTCAAAGGGAATCTGGAATTTGACGCCATAGCGCAGGGACAGGTAGTCCACACGCCGGTCGAGCGGCACAATCCAGCGATTCAACAAGTCGCGCGGGCTGATCAACTGCCGGCCAAAGTCGTCGATGATAAAAATTCCATTGTTTGCCTTCATTTGCAGGGGCGCCGCATAGATCCCCGAGGCATCGTCCAGTCGCAACTCCAGCATATTCGGCACGAGTTCCCCACCCACGACGATACAGGGACGCTTGCAAAGGATCCAGCGCGGATCGATTTCTGAATCGTCCATTTCGAGCCGCTGGTGTACCACCGGGTCGTACAGTGCAATCACCTGATTATCCACTTCGATCGCATAGGGAATGAGAATCGCATCCTGATAAACCCGGAGCATCCGCTCGGCGATAGAGGTTTTTCCGTTGCCGGAAGGCCCATAGAGGAAAATAGAATTCTGGCTGATCAGCGCCGGGCCAAGCTGATCGAGCAGACGATCGGGAACCACCAGATCGCTAAACGCCATGCGCAAGGTGCGCCGGTCGATTTGAACACGGGCCGCCTGGAGCTTTGTCGCCGCGACATAGTCTTTGAGGGAAACAGGAGCGGCACTGGCATATTGGACGATCGCGAAACGATCGCTCGCCAACTGGCGGCCTGCCTGGCTCAAGACGAACGAGTAGTCATTGCCGATCATCCCCTTCACTTCGATCAACTGCTGCGAACGCAAGTGCTTGAAAACAACATCGATAATCGAGATGGAGAGCTTCAGGGTTTGGCTCAGGCTCGACAAAGAACTAAAGCCTTCGAGCAGAAGCCGGCGCAACACCAGATCGGTCACAAAGCTCTGCGAGATGCCCAGCTCGGCAAAAGTCTCCGGCACGCGCGGGGCAAAACGGTTGCTTCCCAGACCGGCGGCCTGAGAAGCTGACTCTTGCCGCGTGGAGAGGTTTAGGCTGTTCAAGCTACTCGGAAAGCTACCCATACGATGCTCATCGGGAGCCTGGAACGAAAAGTTTAGGAGGATCTGGATTCCGTGGCTGCACGTTCCACGCCAATCCTCCGTCTTCTCTATTGGATGCGCAGCTTTGCACCCCTAGTCTTTTTTTGCCTGATCTCCGCCTTTGCACAGGACCTCTCCTTCCCGGATTCGAGATCCCTGACCTGGCGCGCCCAGGAACTGGAAGAGGCAGGGAAGACAACCGAGGCCTGGCTGCTCTATACCCAGGCGGCACGCATCGACCCCAAGAATAGTCTGGCAGCCGGGAAGGCGACGCAGCTCCGCACCAAAGCTCTGGCCGGTGCCAATCTCATCTCCGGCAAAGAGACTCCCGTCGAGCCCGATGCGAACGATCCCCTCATTCACATCAGTGAGGCTGAATTGCGGGAAGCTCCGCGGCTGCTGCCCCCGCCTTCACTTGCTCCCAGTACAAACAAGATCACACTGACTCTGACAGGGGATGCGAAGACTATTTATACGCGCCTGCTCCAGCACTTCGGCATTGAAGTGCTCTTCGACGGCGAGTATGACAATCCTCAGAATCGCCAGGTCCAACTCGAGGATGCAAGCTTTGACGAAGCGCTGTACCTGGCGGGAGTAGCCACCAATTCCTTTGTCAATCCCCTTTCGCCGCAACTGGCAATGGTAATTCGGGACACCGATCAGAAGCGTCGCGATCAAGAACGCAACGTCGCCATCATCCTGCCGATGCCCACCACGATTTCCGCCCCCGAGGCGCAGGAACTGGCACGGGCGATTCAGCAGATCTTCGAATTGCAACGGGTTTCGATCGATTCGGTGCGCGGCATGATGCTCATCCGCGACCGTTGGTCCAAGGTGAAGCCTGCCGAACTCGCGCTCTCCCAGCTTCTGTCCTACCGCGGACAAGTGATGGTGGAGGTGGAGTTCTATGAGGTGAGCGATCAGTCGACACTCAGCTTTGGATTCTCTCTACCAACACAGAGCCAGCTGATTCCACTGGTCAAGCGGCCCAATCTGACACCTGCGATCGTGAACGGCTTTACCAACGCAATGACCTTTGGAGGAGGAGCGACGCTGTTCGGCTTAGGAGTGACTTCCGCGAAACTCTTTGCCAGCATGACCCATTCCAATACGAGAAGTATTTATACAACGCAGCTCCGTTCGCTCGATGGCCTGGCGGCAACGGTGCATATCGGAGATCGGTATCCCATCATCACCGCAACAGCGAATTTTCTCGATACCGGCGCCGGCAGCACACCCGGCAATACCCAAGTGGCTGCGCCGCAGATCCAGTTTGAAGATCTAGGATTGACGATCAAACTGACACCGCACATGCACGCCAATGGAGAGATCAGCATGGAGCTCGATTCGGAGTTCAAGGTACTGACGGGTCAGACGAACAACAACATCCCGGTGATCGCCAACCGGAAGTACACCGGCACGGTGCGATTGAAGGCCGGAGAATGGGCGGTCGCGGCGGGGCTAGTGACACGCAGCGTCTCGCCAAATGTCAGTGGACTAAATGGGGTGTCACAGATTCCGGTGCTCGGCCCCTTGCTCTCGAGCAGTGGTAACAGCAAATCTTTCGGACAGACTCTGCTTGTGGTGCGGCCTTATGTCATTGGAGCAGTGCCCGCAGAGAATCCGCTGCGGGAGATCTTCACCGGGAGCGAGAGCCGCTTTC is part of the Bryobacter aggregatus MPL3 genome and encodes:
- a CDS encoding alkaline phosphatase family protein, with protein sequence MTAVAFALFTAIPPLQSQTPSPKTQQKKPRLVLMIAVDQFRYDYLTRFRSEYKGGLDRLLRNGANHVNANLEHYPTVTAIGHSTMMSGATPQTSGIVGNEWWDRDARKEVTSVSDETTQLLGGTPGAGSSPRRLMVSTVGDEMKRSGRDKPKVVGISMKDRSAILPSGHMADAAYWYDSKTGDFISSTYYFQQLPEWVQAFNQRRLADKYAGVEWRFDQKSPDGAVKMPDIGPKLSAAIYSSPFGNEMVEQFAEEAIQKEKLGQRDATDLLTVSFSSNDAVGHSYGPDSPRAHDMCLRTDRDLGKLFAYLDRTVGMQNVIVALTADHGVDPLPEQLQQDHMPGGRIPTDAILTPLRQALKERFGAGEFIEHVSYATPYFNWKLVDEKKIDRAEFQRFAASIVERAPHVSRVFTRDQLLKGEVSFDKFSERVVRSFNQRRSGDLELLLDPYWIHSKSGTTHGTPYGYDTHIPLIFMGPGIKPGRYVRPAALNDLAPSLATILDVEIPSGSVGRPLWEMMVGVMDH
- a CDS encoding TolC family protein, which gives rise to MRLIFGHVALVAVVFAGQSEPNGRVITFGEAIQLADQHNPQLQAGSAQVAAARSGIVTANAYPNPEAGMIAGRQTYRVPGNVSGLIYSFGVSQPLELGGLRPARRQLAERGIESSRQALEETRLAVLSTVRRAFYQVLRRQGEIAIHVENLRLVEDLRNRIQVLVEVGEAGRLELVRADAEVTTARSTASSARIQYVAALSQLRAAIGTELPTELRLQGELDAPITLPPIEEFRKLTLERNPAYALALAEVRRAEARLGYESAQVRPQPSLRVEVDRPPDSPTYRAGISIPLPFWNRREGPILEAQALITQARAIANSRQLELIAEVEGAYRRYEVVTEQLAAYREGVLREAEEALRGAQAAYQLGERGILEVLDAQRVLRTVRLDLLHAQFDRQAALIDLDELKAVDLRRQQP
- a CDS encoding efflux RND transporter periplasmic adaptor subunit, with translation MMRRMEFGLVIALGAGAAGCGKVSSPSQPVAAASTPVKQSNEMEVKASPLLLKQLTLGEPTLESVGAAITVAAQLEADETRTTRVSSPMMGRITSLLVHEGQMVKKGQLLALLNSTGLSEAQLSYLKAISQKQLAQRAMDRAKRLIEADVIGSAEVHRREAELSQASAEMDAAADQLSLLGMPAEEIEELRKSRTLHSVSRIVASMDGTVLDRKITLGQVVQPADTVFDIADLSSLWMVADVPEQNAGRLRVGQAVEAEIPALGRTLRGHLSFVSSTVNPQTRTVRCRMDVPNTNQQLKPAMLATVILKEQSERQRLVPMSALVREGNEEYIFVQVKPNVFLLRPVKVGAEFGEKRVILEGVQPGEKLVLDGAFHLNNERRKQAIQGSEGG
- a CDS encoding efflux RND transporter permease subunit; this translates as MLGAFIRTVLQQRLIIVVLAVLALGAGIDATRKLSVDAFPDVTNIQVQVATVVEGRSPDEVERLVTVPVEITMTGLPGLTELRSQNQPGLSIVTLVFNDETPLYFARQIVMERLGDVKSRLPEGIYPELGPVSTALSEVYQYTIESPKDGKRALTKEELVERRIVQDWVARPLLRNIPGVAEINSTGGYVKQYQVLVDPIKLRYYGVTIHDVHQALARNNANSSGGILSKGPEVFLVRGVGLIRSAEEIGTIVLKEVKATPVLIRDVAEVKIGEEVRVGAVVKGGYTESVGGIVMMIANGNAKRVVELIKARVAEINAKGMLPNGLQIVPYYDRSLLVDAALNTVSKVLLEGMLLVVVILFLFLGDLRSSIIVIATLVLTPALTFLVMNHYGISANLMSLGGMAIAIGLMIDGSVVVVENVFDRLGKHPEQNRLRVVTDAVLEVATPVIFGICIIILVFLPLMTLEGMEGKMFAPLAYTIAIALAISLVLSMTISPVLSAYLLKGGGEHDTFFLRMLKRPYLWLLGLATRNEWKTICVALLLFGGTIAVFPYLGTSFIPEMKEGTISPNADRAPTISLDESIKIEMTVQNLIKDIAGIDYIVSRLGRGDSPVDPAGYYESDLMAQLKPEKQRQGFTQDQIAEEIRKRIATLPGINPVLAQPISDRVDEMVTGVRADVAVKIFGDDLDTLVEKANEVARVARKVRGTGDVKVDRMKGQQNLTITIDRQAIARFGLNASDVHDVIEAAVGGKRATQIFEGERRFDAVVRFPEALRNSIQDIQGILLTAPNGAQIPLGSLTQIEYKEGASQIKREMAKRRIVTGVNVRDRDLGTYVQELQERVNAEVKMPPGYYIEWGGQFDNMQRAKKHLMVIVPITIGAIFFLLFLLFRSVKLASLIILVLPFASIGGVAALFATGEFLSVPASVGFIALWGIAVLNGVVLVSNIHGLREAEVGVREAIVQGATSRFRPVMMTATVAALGLVPFLFATGPGSEVQRPLAIVVIGGLITSTLLTLLVVPAMYRFFDDGPKEKVASELNAQ
- a CDS encoding oxidative damage protection protein — protein: MSEATERTVFCVKLQKELPGLKEVPFDGHPLGQRIFENVSQEAWKQWVEHMKMLMNEYRLNLGTAEAQQFLLDQMEKYFFGEGAEAPPDFVAPKAH
- a CDS encoding type II secretion system protein GspD; this encodes MAARSTPILRLLYWMRSFAPLVFFCLISAFAQDLSFPDSRSLTWRAQELEEAGKTTEAWLLYTQAARIDPKNSLAAGKATQLRTKALAGANLISGKETPVEPDANDPLIHISEAELREAPRLLPPPSLAPSTNKITLTLTGDAKTIYTRLLQHFGIEVLFDGEYDNPQNRQVQLEDASFDEALYLAGVATNSFVNPLSPQLAMVIRDTDQKRRDQERNVAIILPMPTTISAPEAQELARAIQQIFELQRVSIDSVRGMMLIRDRWSKVKPAELALSQLLSYRGQVMVEVEFYEVSDQSTLSFGFSLPTQSQLIPLVKRPNLTPAIVNGFTNAMTFGGGATLFGLGVTSAKLFASMTHSNTRSIYTTQLRSLDGLAATVHIGDRYPIITATANFLDTGAGSTPGNTQVAAPQIQFEDLGLTIKLTPHMHANGEISMELDSEFKVLTGQTNNNIPVIANRKYTGTVRLKAGEWAVAAGLVTRSVSPNVSGLNGVSQIPVLGPLLSSSGNSKSFGQTLLVVRPYVIGAVPAENPLREIFTGSESRFPAPTR